In Bacteroidota bacterium, the sequence TTCTCGATGTTTTCGGTCACTTGATCTATCCTTTGGGCTGTTTTAGATAAGTTTTCAAATACAGGAGTGGCTTTTGAGGTGATAAGGTTGATATCCTTTTCGATATTGCAAAAGGAAGAAATGATTTTTTTTATCGCAAATATCAAATAAATAGATAATATTGATACGCATAAAAGAGCAATTATTTGAACAAAGGTTAATAAGGTTTCCACATCAATTTCTCCTTAAGTGTTCTTTATTATGAACGTTCTTTTTTATATGTTTCTACACCTGCGTGCACTGCTTCTTTAATTCGCTTCCCTTCATCGGTAGCTTTTTCACGAACTTGAGACACAATTTTTTCGGCATCGCCTAAAATCTCTTCAGCTTTTTTCTTTGCGTCGGTGATTATAGCTTCCGATTGTTTCTTTCCCTCTTTAATTAAAAACAATGCTTTTTCTTTTGCAATTTTCAGATACTCTTCAGCATCCTGTTTCAAATCGGTAGCTTTTTGTTTAATATCTTGTCTGAGTTCTTTGCCCGGTTTGGGGGCATAAAGCAGAGCGACGATTGCTCCGATAACACTACCGGCTAAAAAACCCATTAAAAAACCTTTTGCCATTTTGTTGTCTTCAGTTGCCATAACATCTCCTTTTATTATTAGTTTAAGGTGTTGTTAATTGTGTAGGAAATTACGAAGTTAATACCTAAAAAGCAAGAATAACTTAAACTGAAGTGAACAAATAATTTGTTTTTTAGCAAAATATGTAATATAATTAACAAAAATTATTAATAATACTACTTTTAATTATGTGGAAAACAACTGATGGCACAACCGGAAGACTAATTCAGCTTTGTCTGGGGTATTTTTTCTTTTATTTAATCTTTGGCACGACTGTTAAATATTTTACCGACTACCTGGTACAACAGATGAGTGACCCTGCTACATTTAAAGCGATGCAAGTCAGAATGAATATGGAATTCTTAGTTTACAGTACGATGGGTGGTAATTTAATTTGCCTATTTATTGTGTTAGTCTTTCGATGGTACAAACTAAAATCTAATTATTCAATTCAAGCAGCAGGTGTGAAATTCCCGGTCGAATTTTTATACATCGTACCATCGGGAATAATGACAGCAGTAATAATACCGACTACCACCTTAATGTTCACACTACCCATATCAATAATGGTGGCAATGGTTATAATGCGTGGCAGTATAATTGTAATTTCTCGATTAGTAGATGCCATACAGATTAAACAGAAAATTTTGAAAAGGAAGGTTTACATTCAGGAAGAAATTGCAGTTTTATTTGCAATATTAGCTGTGAGTGTTCATTTATTTTACGATCGTGGGAATTCAAGTTTTGATTTTATTACCTATACTCCAGCTATGATAATTTTAGGAAGCTATTTAGTGGCTTATTCAATTCGGCTTTATATAATGAATTATTATAAAAACACGAGGGGCAAAGGAGTACCTCAGGACAACAAGGGCTTTTTTGCTATCGAGCAAATTTCAGCCGGGATCACGGTGTTGATTGTCGGATTTATACTGTTTAACATCAGCGAGCCTGAGTCTTATCAGGTTAAACTTTTCCAAGAAGCACTGACGCAACCAACTTATCTTTGGGGATGGGAAATTATTGCAGGAACAGTGTTTGGTGTAGTTGCTTTCTTTTCAGTATTTTTATTTATGTTCAAAGGTCGAACCGCCACTTTCGCCGGTTTAGTAAACCGTTTAACTTCGTTAATTGCAGGGACTGGAGCAACTTTAGTTTTCTACTACATTTTTGGAGGTAAATTCCCGAAAAACTCCGATTGGATATCGTTAGGTTTTATACTCGTTGCAGTGGTTTTCTTAACAATCGCCGAGAAGAGGCGGACTGCTGAATTGAAAGCTGAACATGTGATATAACATAAAGGGTATAAAAAAACCGCTAAGGTGTTAATGTCTTAGCGGTTTTTTATTTTAAAAGATAATTCTTCTTATTTGTTCTTAATATTCCACAACTTCGAAGTAGCTCGTTCTAACTCGGCTCCGATTAATTTAGGATCGAGAGTTTTTTCGGGTTCATTCTGAAACACTGCGTAAGGAACCTTGACTCCTTTTACTTCAATGTAGTCCGGGTCATTTGCTTCCAACTTCTCCCAATCGTTCACCTTGTAATAAAATTCCATTTTTTCGTCCGGTAATGAATGGTGCAAAATCGAATGTTCAAGACCTTTCCGCGCTCTACGTTGGTTCTTTCGAACTGATTCTTCGTAAGAAACCTTAATATAAACCAACACGGCGTTCTTCAATATATTTTCATCTAAATAACTTAATGCTTCGTAGATTCCGTTTTCACCACCGCGGGCAAATTCTATTAATGTAGTCATGTTGTCATGATAATTCACATCGCGGGCTAATTTTTTCCGGTATTCTAAATTGATCCGCTCAATATATAAATTCCAAATAAAGTGTTCTTTGAACCAATATTTTTCATCAGTCCATAATCTCGGCTTCCCATGCTTTGTCAGAATATCATCGACTTCAAAGGTTTCCCAAACATAAACAAAATCATCTAACTCTTCAAAGTTAGCAATATGTAAACGATCCAAACGTTCATTCGCATTACTGTGTTTCAGATAGTCTATAACTTCCGACTTACCGGCAGCTGGTCTGCCTATAATTATCACAATTGGAAAATTATTTTTTTTCATAATTATATTTTGCCTTTCATCATTGTATTTTTATTTTTACTTAATTTCTTCAATTCTATTTTCGATTTTGGAATCTATTTCTTTTGTATTGAGGACTACTTTTCGAACTTCATCAAAAACTTTCATATTCAATTGAATTGCGTTATTAATTTCTAGACCGAGGTAGCGTTTTGCTTCACCTATGAAGTAATCACTGGCAGCAGCACTGTAGTTTCGATCATCTTCTATTGGTTTTCCTTGAATATCTAATTTTAGAAATTCGATATCGCCTTCTTTTTTTGTCCATTGGCATTTGATGCCTGAAAATTGGATGGGCGATTTTTCTTTGATGTAATATTTTACTATCGATTTTATTTGCTGTCCGCTAAGTTGGAAAGTTGTTAATATATTATAAAAAGGAAGCACTTCGAATAAATCTTTTTTGCTCATCTGCCCTGCGGGTAAATCTCTTCTAATGCCGTGGTTATTCATAAATGCAATATCAGTTTTTGCTGCAATCCGCTGTGCATCAACGATGAAATTCCCGATGCCGCTTTCGCCACTGCCCCGCTTCCAATCTGATTTTAATATTCCAATAATTTCGCTGTAATCTTTTTCTATCGTCGTTTCCATCGAATCGACCAGACTCGAAAGCTGATTCTTGGGTCTATCAGCACGAAACCAGAGTGGTATTAATTTGCCGTTGAAACTTGCTACTTTGTCTTTTTCAATAAATAATTCCAACTCGCCTAAATTTTCACCGTTGCCACCGGCTTGTGCAATTATTACATCGTTTATTAATTTGGGTTTAGTTAAGCGGGTGTGCGAATGCGCGCCTATTATTATATCCAATCCACGAACATTGATCGCTAAAACTGAATCGTCGAACACTCCTTGGTGAGTTAATGCAATAATCAAATCTGTTTTCGGATCAATTTCGTTTATATATTTTTGCAACGTTTCGATGGGCGAAAGAACACGAATGCCAACCAAATTGTTTTGGTTGACTAATCCGTATAAGTCCTGCGATATGATTCCGATAATTCCGATTTTAATACCGCCTTTATCAACTATGATGTAAGGTAAATTATTCAGATGATTCTTCCCCTCGTTATTTACCAAGTTTGCCGATACTGTCGGAAACTTTGCAATTTTAGTTAACTTAACAAAGTTGTCCTGTGAAATATCAAAATCATGATTACCCGGGCACCAAACTTCGTATCCTATCATGTTCATCATTTCGAAAAGTGCACCGCCTAATGCACCTTTGTATTTGTACTCAGTAATGGGGTTTCCAGTCATCACATCACCGGCATCCAACATCAATACATTTTTTATTTTTTTGATACTGTCGGCAACGAAATATAATTCCTTGAAACCGCCGATTTGGGGTTTCGGATTGTCTCGGATCCAAGCGGCTTCATGTGGAAGGAAGTTTGAATGAATATCGTTCGTATGAAGAATTGTTAAAGCTTTTGGTTGCGAACAAGAAGAATAGAAAAATATAGCCATCAATAACGATAGCATAAATAAATAAATTTTGATTTTATACATTTTATTAACCAGTATTTTTAGATATAGAAAAACCAATCTATAATCCAGATTGGTTTTCACGAATTAGTCATATTTAATATAGATCTGTGTTAACGAATCTTCTTCTTATGTCGATTCTTTCGCAAACGTTTTTTCCGTTTGTGAGTCGACATCTTATGACGCTTTCTTTTTTTACCACAGGGCATGTATTGTTCCTTTAAATTATAGTTTTAATTAATTA encodes:
- a CDS encoding YtxH domain-containing protein, producing the protein MATEDNKMAKGFLMGFLAGSVIGAIVALLYAPKPGKELRQDIKQKATDLKQDAEEYLKIAKEKALFLIKEGKKQSEAIITDAKKKAEEILGDAEKIVSQVREKATDEGKRIKEAVHAGVETYKKERS
- a CDS encoding bifunctional UDP-sugar hydrolase/5'-nucleotidase — protein: MYKIKIYLFMLSLLMAIFFYSSCSQPKALTILHTNDIHSNFLPHEAAWIRDNPKPQIGGFKELYFVADSIKKIKNVLMLDAGDVMTGNPITEYKYKGALGGALFEMMNMIGYEVWCPGNHDFDISQDNFVKLTKIAKFPTVSANLVNNEGKNHLNNLPYIIVDKGGIKIGIIGIISQDLYGLVNQNNLVGIRVLSPIETLQKYINEIDPKTDLIIALTHQGVFDDSVLAINVRGLDIIIGAHSHTRLTKPKLINDVIIAQAGGNGENLGELELFIEKDKVASFNGKLIPLWFRADRPKNQLSSLVDSMETTIEKDYSEIIGILKSDWKRGSGESGIGNFIVDAQRIAAKTDIAFMNNHGIRRDLPAGQMSKKDLFEVLPFYNILTTFQLSGQQIKSIVKYYIKEKSPIQFSGIKCQWTKKEGDIEFLKLDIQGKPIEDDRNYSAAASDYFIGEAKRYLGLEINNAIQLNMKVFDEVRKVVLNTKEIDSKIENRIEEIK